From one Macadamia integrifolia cultivar HAES 741 unplaced genomic scaffold, SCU_Mint_v3 scaffold445, whole genome shotgun sequence genomic stretch:
- the LOC122068604 gene encoding protein DETOXIFICATION 16-like codes for MEREEQKRGLESPLIPVSDGNEVGLDNGVLRSEIVEEVKKQLYLAGPLVLVNLLQFCLQMISVMFVGHLGELALSGASMATSFASVTGFSLLRGMGSAIETLCGQSYGAKQYHQLGVHMQRAMLVLMLVSIPLTFIWAYTGGILVALGQDPEISAEAGLYARYMIPSIFAYGLLQCQVRFLQSQNVVVPMMISSGITTLLHILVCWVLVFKSGLGNKGAALANAFSYWINVLLLVIYIKFSPACKRTWTGFSKEALHGILKFLRLAIPSAGMMCLEIWSFEMVVLLSGLLPNPRLETSVLSISLNTCALFYMIPLGLSGATSTRVSNELGAGCAKAARLAVFVSLLIVITEGISVGSIMFLIRRWWGYCYSSEEEVVDYVATIMPLLATAYLIDGLQSVLSGAARGCGWQKIGAFVNLGAYYLVGFPSAILFAFIFHVGGKGLWFGIMCGLFVQMLLLLIITLRTNWEQEAKKAAERVYSSIIPTITV; via the exons atggagagagaagagcAAAAGAGAGGTCTTGAATCCCCTCTAATTCCAGTATCTGATGGAAATGAAGTTGGGTTAGATAATGGTGTTTTGAGATCAGAGATTGTTGAGGAAGTGAAGAAGCAGTTGTATTTAGCAGGGCCTTTGGTATTAGTGAATCTCTTACAGTTCTGTTTACAGATGATATCAGTCATGTTTGTTGGTCATCTTGGGGAGTTAGCTCTCTCAGGTGCTTCCATGGCCACTTCTTTTGCATCAGTCACTGGTTTCAGCTTGTTG AGGGGAATGGGAAGTGCAATAGAGACCTTATGCGGCCAGTCTTACGGAGCGAAACAGTACCATCAGCTTGGCGTACATATGCAGAGGGCCATGTTGGTTCTTATGCTTGTTAGTATTCCGCTCACTTTCATCTGGGCTTACACTGGGGGAATACTTGTAGCTCTGGGGCAAGATCCAGAGATATCAGCAGAGGCAGGACTCTATGCTCGTTACATGATCCCCAGTATTTTCGCTTATGGCCTCCTTCAGTGTCAAGTCAGATTTCTGCAATCACAAAATGTTGTTGTCCCAATGATGATAAGCTCTGGAATTACTACTCTACTGCACATCCTTGTTTGTTGGGTTCTAGTGTTCAAATCTGGCCTTGGTAATAAAGGTGCTGCTTTGGCAAATGCCTTCTCTTACTGGATCAATGTGTTGCTGTTAGTAATTTATATCAAGTTCTCTCCTGCCTGCAAGAGGACTTGGACTGGATTTTCAAAGGAGGCACTGCATGGTATTCTCAAATTTTTACGGCTTGCAATTCCTTCAGCAGGAATGATGTG CTTAGAGATCTGGTCATTTGAGATGGTTGTTCTCCTCTCTGGTCTTCTTCCTAATCCAAGGCTAGAAACTTCAGTCTTGTCAATCAG CCTTAACACATGTGCATTATTCTATATGATACCCCTGGGGCTTAGTGGAGCAACAAG CACAAGAGTTTCAAATGAATTGGGTGCTGGGTGTGCGAAAGCTGCACGCTTAGCCGTATTTGTTTCCCTCCTCATTGTCATTACTGAAGGCATTTCAGTGGGCTCTATCATGTTCTTGATCCGTAGATGGTGGGGTTACTGTTACAGCAGTGAAGAAGAAGTAGTGGACTATGTAGCAACAATTATGCCACTGCTTGCTACAGCCTACTTAATTGATGGCCTCCAATCTGTGCTTTCAG GAGCTGCTAGAGGATGTGGTTGGCAAAAGATTGGTGCTTTTGTCAATTTGGGAGCTTATTATCTTGTGGGCTTTCCTTCAGCTATTTTATTTGCATTCATCTTTCATGTTGGAGGAAAG GGACTCTGGTTCGGGATCATGTGCGGACTATTTGTGCAGATGTTATTGCTTCTAATCATAACTTTACGCACTAATTGGGAGCAAGAA GCAAAAAAGGCTGCAGAAAGAGTCTACAGCTCCATCATCCCTACAATTACAGTATGA